The DNA sequence GACGACTGACCCGGCACCGACGGCTGCCTCTGCACCGATCGTGATGTCGCCGAGCAGCGTCGCGTTGGCTCCCAGTTGTGCGCCTGCTTCGACCGTTGGATGGCGCTTGACCGGTTCGTTCGTGGCCCCGCCGAGCGTGACGCCGTGGTACATGTGGACATCGTCGCCGATCTCGGCGGTCTCGCCGATGACGACGCCCATCCCGTGATCGATCGTCACTCGTCGACCGAGGTCCGCACCCGGGTGGATCTCGACGCCAGTCAACAGTCGCACGAGCTGCGAAAGCAGTCGCGCCACGAATCGCTCGCCGGTCCCGCTGCCGGTCCACAAGCGGTGTGCGATCCGGTGGGCCCAGACCGCGTGCAGCCCCGGATAGCAACACAGTACCTCGAGCCAGCCTTTCGCCGCAGGGTCGCGCTTGCGCATTGCCTGCACGTCCTCGTAGATGCGCCTAAACATCGGTCCCGATCGTCACCGCTGTCGATCCGGTCTCGAGGCGGCGCTTCCGTCGGCACGATGGAGACGGACGCGCGCGACACCACTGGCCCACGATGTGCCGTGGCTGGTTCCGATCGGTACAGACAGTCGGGCCGGTGGATACCATAGTAGAGCGTAGCCGTGGGGAGAGTGTAAAAGGCACCATTTCTGTGGTCGCGTGCCGGCTCACTCGCCGCGAG is a window from the Natrinema sp. HArc-T2 genome containing:
- the cysE gene encoding serine O-acetyltransferase, whose translation is MFRRIYEDVQAMRKRDPAAKGWLEVLCCYPGLHAVWAHRIAHRLWTGSGTGERFVARLLSQLVRLLTGVEIHPGADLGRRVTIDHGMGVVIGETAEIGDDVHMYHGVTLGGATNEPVKRHPTVEAGAQLGANATLLGDITIGAEAAVGAGSVVTQDVEPGATVVGVPAERVD